The genomic segment GCCGTAAAACAGAGCGTTGATCTCTGGGGATTCTTCGTCAAAATCGTCTGCCATGATGATTTGTCCTTCCCAGGCTCCGGGTTGACGAGGCTCCGATGGGCCTTCATAGGGAATTAAGCGCACTAGGGGCTTGCCGGCCCGGCTAATGATGACATCTTCCCCGGCTAACACCGATTTTATGAGTTGGGATAGATGGGTCTTAGCTTCGTGGATATTGGCGTTACGCATAATTATTCAAATTTAGCTAAGCTTAGTCTAGTTTATCCCAGCCAGAATCGAAACCGACTCGGATAAAAGACTATGCACCTGGGGCTAGAAAAGCTTTCATTACGGCGGTGACAAGGCAAGCATTTCCGGGGAGCACTTGGGAAGCGCGGGATAAGTTAGGCGATGGTATTCGGATGTTGAACAACCCAGAGAAGCGGCTACAGCCAGAAATTTGGGATTATGCGGCGGAGGCACTAGATATCTATTAACCAATTGAAGGGCACACCTCTAAAAAAATCTTTAGCCAAATTGATCGGTACTTCAATAGTACAATCTTGATGCTCTTCCCTGAAAATTTCATGGCCATTATCTTTCACATAGCAGAAGTCCCACAATGGGCATTAGCACAACAGCGGGGACAATACGAAGCTGATTCCTTGGCAGAAGTGGGCTTTATCCATGGTGCCACCGCTAGCCAACTGCCCAAAGTGGCCCACACCTTTTATGCCGGTCGTGATGGTCTTTTGTTACTAGAGATTGATTCAGAAAGATTAACGTCTCAAGTTCGATGGGAAGCACCAGTTCATCCCCAAACCATTGAAGATATAAATCATTTGAACCAGGAAGTTTTCCCCCACATCTATGGAGCTGTCAACCTGGGGGCAGTGGTTTCAGTTCGTCCTTTGCAGTGGCAACAAGAAGGGTTTAATATTCGCTAACGTTCATATCCCAAACAGTCTCCCAACACCCTACGGTACCAAAAAAGACAATAGTGGGCAGATAATCTAGAGGAAGAACGTAGGCTAAGACAACCACGTTACTAATTTTGGGCTATCCTGAAGAATATTCTCAACCGCACACCACGCAATGGTCCACAACAGACCAAAGGAATCCCTGCCAAGGATACCGGGCCATGGCCCAGCAGTGGGAAGTGGTCAATTTTCAGTAATTTTTAGCACATCAAGCGAGGTGTATCATGGCTCAGCGGCAACCCCAGCCGCTTCCTGCAGCCCCCCAAAATGACCAAAACCTAAATTTCCTGTGTGCTTGGCGGCTCCGGAAATCTAGGCTGTATCGGGTCACCTTCTGGGCGAAGGAAGTATTTGTCCCATTCTTGATTCCGTCGATAAATCTTCCAAAGGAAAACCTCTTGAGAAAGCAAGGAGGGGGTATTTAGCTTATGTCTAATTATAGCGTAAGACCTCTATCAGACAACCCCCCCCTGGGAAATCCTTATCAGCAAGGGGTTATCAGTACCCAAGCCGTGGAGGAAAACCACCATGGCTAGATTTATTACCACCAGTAAACAAAGGGCTTGCCCCGTCTGTGCCAAAACCAATGGCAACTGCCGCATAGCAGAGGATAAGGTGCTCTGCATGACTTTTGCTGATGCCGTAGGGGATAACCCTGATTACGGTTACGCCAAGCCATCTAGGGATGGCCTATGGGGCATTCACGTTCCACAAAAGGACAGGGACAGGAACTTTGACCGGGCTGAATGGGAGCGCCGACGGTCTGAACGGGAAGAACGGCAACTGGAAATTGAGCAACAACGGCGGCAAAAATGCCTCAGCTCTGACCAGCGCCACGCTGAAATAACCGTTATTCTCGAACAACTCTCCCTATCTTCTCAACATCACCAATATCTACAACAGCGGGGAGTACCGGAGCAGATCATTGAGCGATGCCGCTCTGTCCAGCAATGGCAGAAATTAAGGCATCC from the Synechocystis sp. PCC 7338 genome contains:
- a CDS encoding type II toxin-antitoxin system Phd/YefM family antitoxin; translation: MRNANIHEAKTHLSQLIKSVLAGEDVIISRAGKPLVRLIPYEGPSEPRQPGAWEGQIIMADDFDEESPEINALFYGDEI
- a CDS encoding DUF952 domain-containing protein; protein product: MAIIFHIAEVPQWALAQQRGQYEADSLAEVGFIHGATASQLPKVAHTFYAGRDGLLLLEIDSERLTSQVRWEAPVHPQTIEDINHLNQEVFPHIYGAVNLGAVVSVRPLQWQQEGFNIR